In Gemmobacter sp., the sequence GTCTCGGACCGCGTGCCGGCGCCGAAGATCGCGATTGGCGATGTGGCACGGAAATCGTTCTTCGCCCGCCCGCGCGGCACCGAACTGCTGCAACAGGCCATGGCGTCGGTCCACCACGACCCCGCCGACGAACCGGCCGAGGCGCTGAAAACCGCCTGAGCGCGTCGCTGGCCCCTATCGGGCCAGCGCCAGCAGCGCATCCACATCCAGATGCGCCTCCAGATGGGCGGCCAGCCTGTCCAGCGCCATTTCCACCGCCGCGCCATAGCGCACCCCGCCCGGCGCGGCCCCCAGCGTTTGCAGCCAGGCCGCGCGAAAGGCATCTGCGGCGAACAGCCCGTGCAGATAGCTGCCTTCGACCCGCCCGTCCGCCGACCGCGCGCCTTCGGGGCGGCCATCGACATGGGCAAAGGGCCGCGCCCGGTCCGGCCCGTCGGTCACGCCGATATGGATTTCATAGCCCGACACCGCCAGCCCGCTGGCCGCATGGGTGGCCTGCACCCGTGCCAGCCGCTTGTCGGGGTGCATCACCGTATCCACCGCCAGCAGGCCAAGCCCGGCGGTCACGCCCGGCTCGCCCTCGATCCCCTGCGGATCGGCAACGCTGCGCCCCAGCATCTGGTAGCCGCCGCAAATGCCCAGCACCCGCCCGCCCCGCCGGTGATGCGCCAGCAGATCCCCATCCCAACCCTGCGCGCGCAGGAACGCCAGATCGCCGCGGGTGGATTTGGTGCCCGGCACGATGACCAGATCGGCATCGCCGGGAATCGGCTGGCCGGGCATCAGCATCTGCACGCTTAGCCCCGGTTCCATCTTCAGCGGATCCAGATCGTCGAAATTCGCGATGCGTGACAGCGCCAGGCACACCACCTTGACCGCCCCGCTGCCCCCCGGCGCCAGGTCCAGCGCATCTTCGGCCGGCAGCAGGCGGGCATCGGCGAACCATGGCACCACCCCGAACCCGCGCCAGCCGGTGCGCGCCTCGATCAGCCGGTAACCATCGTCGAACAGCCGCGGATCGCCGCGAAAACGGTTGATCAGGAACCCCGCGATCATCGCAGTGTCCTGCGCCTCCAGCACCGCCTGGGTGCCGACGATCTGGGCAATCACCCCGCCCCGGTCGATATCCCCCGCCAGCACCACCGGCACATCTGCCGCACAGGCAAAGCCCATGTTGGCAATGTCGCCACGCCGCAGGTTCACCTCGGCCGGGCTGCCCGCACCTTCGACGATGACCAGATCGGCCTGCGCCTGCAACCGCCGGAAACTGTCCATCACCGCCGCCGCCAACTGCGGTTTGAGGCTGCCATAGGCCCGCGCCTTGTAGCTGCCCATCCGCCGCCCCTGAACGATCACCTGCGCGCCGATGTCGGTTTCGGGCTTCAGCAACACCGGATTCATGTCGACCATCGGTTCCACCCCGCAGGCCAGCGCCTGCAAGGCCTGCGCCCGCCCGATTTCGCCCCCGTCGGCGGTGACGGCGGCATTGTTCGACATGTTCTGCGGCTTGAACGGCAGCACCCGCAACCCGCGCAGCCGCGCCGCCCGGCACAGACCCGCCACCAGCAGCGACTTGCCGACATTGGACCCGGTGCCCTGGATCATCAGCGCGGTCATGGTCCCCCCCGTTGCAAGAAAAGGGCCCCGGCCCCTCGCGTCTTCCGCGCGTACCCCCACGACATTTGCCGACAAGATGCAAGGGGCGCCGGGCCAGACAGCCGGGGCCGCCTGGCTGCACGAGACCCTGCCTTGCAGCACAGTATGCAGCAAGATTTGCGGAAACCGCTCATTTGGCAGGCGGCGCCTGCGCAAACTCAAGGCGGTAGCGGGACAATTGCCGCCTGACTTCCGTCTGCCACCGTTCGCATTTCCTTGCAGGGTCTATACAAGCTCATTGTCTGAGGGGTTTCATTCTGCAAGATCTGAGGAGGGTCTTGTAGAGGTTCTGGTCGCATGTGTTGAAGCGGAACTCGGTCTCTTTGAGGAAGGCCGGGAAGCTTGATCTGCGCAGGCCGTTGAACTTCTGGTGCCGCCGTTTCGCGTAGCTCCAGAAGCTCTCGATGCCGTTGATGTGAACGCCGTTCTCCGAGAAGACGGGATGGTCGGGATCGGCGTATTTGTTGATGCGGTGATGGCGCAGGAAGCCCGCCTCGACCAGACCGTCATAGCTGCGGAAGCCGTCGGTCGTGACCTCTGCGGACAGGTGGACGCGGCCGGCGATGATGGCGTGCAGCGTTGATCTGGAACAGTTTTGCACGATCTGGCAATGGACGCGGCCCCCGCGCTCGAGGATGCCGAAGACCGGCACCTTGCGCGGATTGCCGCGCCCCCTGTGGCCATGCGTGCGGCTGGGGCCGAAACAGCTTTCGTCGATCTCGACCTGGCCCCGGAACGGGCAACTGTCCTGGGCCAGTTCGGCCATGCGATCGCGCAGGAGGCGATCGAGCGCGGCGGTCGTGTTGTGGCTGAGACCTGTCAGCACGGCAGCCCGGTCCGCGGTGATGTCGACCGCAAACAACCGCAGAAGATCCCGAAACTTGCGCTCCGAGATTCTCCCCCGAAACAGATAGGCGTTTTTCTGAGCCATGTGAGCACCTTAACATGCTCTCAGACTTCCTCAGCTTGTATAGACCCCTCTCCAAAGATCGGGCAGTAGCTCACCTTCTTCTCGGCCATCTGTATCGCAGCGACCGTCATCTTCTGGCTCTGACATTGCCTTGTCATTGCACGGACGATTCCGTACTCACGTTTCGGCAGATGGTGCGCTCTTCAAAGCTGACGGAGGATATCGTGGCGACGATAAAGGTGGGCACCGAAGCATTCGGCTTAGGCGTGATGACGCAGGCCGATACGCCGCGCGAACAACTCGATTCAGAAGCCATGGCCATCTATCAGATATTCGCCGAGCGTGAACGCGAATTCGGGTTTAGTCCAGATGTTGTTGTTGAGTATCCACCCACCGGTGAACCGCAAACGAGCAGCTTTCTCACTGATCCTTTCGGCTATATCGCTACGCGTGTGGCCGAGCTTGAGAAGAACCGTCCAATCTCGCAAATTGTGGTGCTGACGACCTACGGCCAGCAACTCCTAGGGCCGCTCTCTGCGGCTGGTTATAGAACTGTGCAGATCGACATGCCGGCCGGCCCCGACCACACATATGCGTTTATTCTGGATCGTGAGATTCAGGCGACGGGCGCTTGCTCACTTTACCTCGAAGCGGTCAATGAGGCAGATGACAAAATCCGTCCCACATTCGTGCTCAAACTGATCGACAGCGATGGTCGGCTCTGTGGCGGCGCATGCGGTTCGGTCCATGAACGCGACGGCAAACGCTTTGCCTATCTCGCGACCCTGACGCTTGCAGCAGGGCTGCCGCCCGCAACTGGTACACGTCTCGCCGAGGTAATGTTCGAGACACTACGCCAGCAGGACGTAACGGCCCTGCATCTAGGTACGCAAACGGCGGGCCGCTTCTACGAGAAGCTTGGTTTCCGGGTCACGCACCGCCTGGTGAAGGGATTGCGCACGCGCGTGTCGAGCAGCGGCCAGCATCTAACCGACGACCTGGTGATGATGACCATAGCGATCGCTCAAACGTAAACGACTCTCTGGCCTGCTGCCGAATTTGGCGAGTCCTGAACCCTAGGGTCAAAACCCAATCAACCTATTGATCTAAATCTTATGGTCTGATTCACCTCGCCCAACTTGCAGTGGGGATGGGTCATGTCGGGTGGATTTTGGCTTTCGGACCGGGCGTGGGCGGGGCTTGAGCCGCTTTTGCCCGGGAACCAGCCGGGGGCGCGGGGGGTGGATGACCGCCGCGTCATCAGCGGCATCATCCATGTGCTGCGGGTCGGGTGCCGGTGGGAGGATTG encodes:
- a CDS encoding cobyric acid synthase gives rise to the protein MTALMIQGTGSNVGKSLLVAGLCRAARLRGLRVLPFKPQNMSNNAAVTADGGEIGRAQALQALACGVEPMVDMNPVLLKPETDIGAQVIVQGRRMGSYKARAYGSLKPQLAAAVMDSFRRLQAQADLVIVEGAGSPAEVNLRRGDIANMGFACAADVPVVLAGDIDRGGVIAQIVGTQAVLEAQDTAMIAGFLINRFRGDPRLFDDGYRLIEARTGWRGFGVVPWFADARLLPAEDALDLAPGGSGAVKVVCLALSRIANFDDLDPLKMEPGLSVQMLMPGQPIPGDADLVIVPGTKSTRGDLAFLRAQGWDGDLLAHHRRGGRVLGICGGYQMLGRSVADPQGIEGEPGVTAGLGLLAVDTVMHPDKRLARVQATHAASGLAVSGYEIHIGVTDGPDRARPFAHVDGRPEGARSADGRVEGSYLHGLFAADAFRAAWLQTLGAAPGGVRYGAAVEMALDRLAAHLEAHLDVDALLALAR
- a CDS encoding IS1595 family transposase, yielding MAQKNAYLFRGRISERKFRDLLRLFAVDITADRAAVLTGLSHNTTAALDRLLRDRMAELAQDSCPFRGQVEIDESCFGPSRTHGHRGRGNPRKVPVFGILERGGRVHCQIVQNCSRSTLHAIIAGRVHLSAEVTTDGFRSYDGLVEAGFLRHHRINKYADPDHPVFSENGVHINGIESFWSYAKRRHQKFNGLRRSSFPAFLKETEFRFNTCDQNLYKTLLRSCRMKPLRQ